The segment AGAGCTGACTTGGTAACACCATGTGGCTCAAGGGTACTACAACACAATGTGAGACCTGACGATGACGTCAAGAATTTAAGTAGGGAGATTGTGATTCCTTAGATTATGTGGTTGATTTGATAAGTGTGTGTTGTGTGAGCGTGTGTTGAGTCCCACATTCGGCATTTACTAGGTTGAACTGGACTATATAAATGATTACAAGAAACCCCAATTGTAACTTAACCAGTCATTTTAGGGTATAGCATAGATGTAGCTAGCACTTCCTCCTTATTACTCCATTAGTGGTGGATTTTCATATGTTAGCATGTTTTGAAGACTGCCCTCCCCGTTTCTTTCCTTATTGCTGGTATCTGATTAATGGTTTTGTCTataacaagctcaaattttctaaattttctcaTATCATTTAGAATTGGATCATAAAGAAGTCTGGACAGAAATGTTTTGGTGCAAGTTCAATTTGTTGCAACTTAAAAATTCTTTGATGGCATGATATCTTAGTAGAAATTTTCACTTTGCCTTACACTGAACAAGGAACTCCCTTTTACTCACTCATTTATAGATTTTGATCTCTTATGCTTGGTGCAGTACCTGGACGAGAATAGAGACTTGATTCTGGCAATAATGGAAAATCAAAATGTGGGAAAATTTGCCGAGTGTGCCCAGTAAGTGGTAAACTAACTAGgatgtttttcttttgcttctttccAATATTCCACTTAATGGTAGCTTCCgtattgttttcaaatttttattgtgaGCTGATTGTTTCAGGCTAAATTTGAATTCCTTAATAAGCATAggctctttttttctctcttttttccttttggttggTCAAATTGTGTCCCATAACTTTTTTGACTTTCCATACGCTCATTTGGGGTTAAGGAAAAGAAGATCTATCATGTACTGTTTGGAAGCAGCAGCATCTCACTTCTGCACCTCAGTTACTGTGTATTTGTTGAGTCTTAAACCATTAGGTTTctttaaagtttgaaaaacACACCTACTAAAGACCGAAAAACCAAATAAGAACATGCATATTTGGATATATTACCTTCTTATCATTTAAAGTTTGAAACAAGCTTAAGCCAGAGCTCCCTTCtccagaaaattttgatattgttaGTACTAGCATACATATGTCACTGACATTCATACCAACTTGAATATGTAAACTTGGCCAATACATGTCATAACTTACTTATGAATCTTCAATGAGGAGCAAAATTATTTGGGAAAAGACCAAAGTATGAGAACAATCATAGAGAATTGTTTGgccacttatcaaaaaaatttaaccaaggAATAAATTTTCTCATACTTGATGGGCTCTATAATTATGTTATGTGGGGGTTTCAGATGAAATGGACTCAACTAGCTTATCAGATGTTTGAACTACTACTGGAGAAAAAAGCAGGATTCTTCTTATATAAGACTTGACTATTGAACTTTCTTTTTACTCCCATTTCTTATGGTTGAACAGGTCGGAGATTTTTTGGTGTACTTTGATATACTAATGTTGTTGTTTTCAGCTTACAAATTCATTGCTGATGTAAATGCTCACTCAAAACTATAAAGAGAGGTCCTAAAATGAAATGTTTTAGTATAAGAAATTGTATTGCATGCAGTTCAAGAAAGCTAGAAATAACAAGGGATTAGTAAATATTCAGGGACAAAAGATGCTTAAGGCTAACTCTTGTATAGCTTATGCATggataaaaaaatttgctatTACTTCAAATACTGTTTTACGATCATGAAACTGCATGGCCATAAAATGAAGGTTGAACCTAGTTGTTAAAATGGATAAGTGGTGGGATGAGAAAGGATGAATGAATgcatttcaaatatatatataaaggaatgAATGCATTTGTTCGACATTAGATGTACCACTAATTTAACACTAGATATGAAagtaacttataaaaaaaaaaaaaaaaaaaaaacactagatATGAAAGTAGGATGAGACAGTTCAATTGTTGAACAAAGACCATTTTCTTTTCAGTCAAAGGTGCTGCAAGTACAAGGGCAAGAGACCCAAGTTTGGCAACTAATGACCTATTCAATGTGGCCATAAATTTAGTTGCATGGTCAAAAGAACTTCTGTAGATACGGTTTTGTTGGGTTTTAAGCCTATTTTTGTCTAGAGCTGTCTATATCAACACAAATCTCTGTAGTTACAATATTTGCATGGTAACTCATGGAAATATTGAAATTTGAGTGCAATATATCTTCTTGTATTTGCACAAGTTTCACCATCTTTTGTGTTTCCTACTTGGTCAGTGCTTCAGCATCTAAACAGAGACATAGAATATATGATGTCTTAAGTTCCTATCAACTTCACCATTAGTATTCATAGTATTAATATCAATGGACGTCTAGAAATTATATAGCATTTAATACATCTCAATTTAAGTTGTATGCAAAATTATCAGGAGATTCAGGATCAGAATAGTGTTTAAAGGTGcatgatttgtttgttttgtttgaatcTCAAGTCAAAACTAAGGTGCttcaatctttattttttttaggataatATATGTTGGCTTATGTTCCTGGGATCATCATCTTCAGCATAGCTATGCATTGTGAACCTGTCTAACCATCATCTGACATTTTAAATGATTTAGGTATCAAGCCCGACTTCAGGATAACTTAACATATCTAGCTAAAATCGCTGATTCCCATCCACAGCCACCAGTGCCTTCTCAGGTAAATCATACATCCCCTTCCAAAACATACCAttggataaatatttttttttttttgtgcttatcattttaaaatatttgcaGATGCCCTCTCAATCCACAGGGCAACAAGGGCTTTTCATGCAGCATCCCCAGGCAACAATGTCTCAGCAGCAACCAGGTCTTTTCACCCCAAAGTTGCCTTTCCAGTTGAATGatcagcatcagcatcagcGTCAGCAGCAACAACAATCACACTACCTccagcaacagcaacagcaacagcaacaacagcaacaacaacaacaacaacaacaacactacctccagcaacagcaacaacaacaacactacctccagcaacagcaacagcaacaacaacagcaacagcaatTCTTCCAAGGGCAGATGGGTCTGAGACCAGGGGGAATGTATCAGGCCATGCAGGGAAGCAATTTGTTTGGTATGCAGGGAAGCAAACAAGATATCTCAGAGGCTGGTGCTGGAGATTTTCTCGGAAAGTTAGCTTCCAGACGTGATGAAGGCACAGATTCGTAAGCAAGACGGATCTGGTCATTTACAGTTTTTCGTTTTCTCTGCATTTACCCGCTTTGGGCTGCTACTCTAGCCATCCCAGTACATGTGCCGAAGTCTTTTCCTCTCAACACTCAAGAAGTGGTTGAAGTATGTTGCACAATCATGCTTTTGGCGTAATCTTGTTTGTCAATTACAAATTTGGGGCAAAGCGTTTTCATTTATAGatgacaaacttttttttattttttgccttcatctattttagtttttacagCAAGGTACATTGCCAATGCAAGTGTCTATATTCAATTTAGAGTTAATTGAATGTTTCataatgaaagagagagagagagagcagataCAATAGACGCGCAGTCTACTTCAAGATTGCAATTCATTTGGATGTGTGGGAAGATCCATGGATCCTTACAATTCTTGACTTAAACCAAAACCTAATCCAGCTTTACACTGTCAAACAAATCGGGGGTCTGATAAGAtcaatacaaaatacaaaactcCTTTAGGTGGGATAGATTAAAggtttttgaaacttttgacAATACCTCAGCAATGGAGGTAGTGAGAATTCATCTTCCTCAACAACCAATTAAGGGACCTTATATTTAAACATGTAATGTGAGTGGTGAATCAATGGTGTATATTTGCCAATCTCCTTGATACAGCTTTGCATCTTCTCTTACAAAAGTAGATTGGAATCAAATTTAGAGCTCAAAGATTCATTAGATATTCAAACTATTTATTTGAGAAATAGCCTAGAATTCCCTTTCAACCGAAGATATGTTCAaagtaaagatttttttttattgaggaTGATAGTTATCCCTTAGGCAACGTTGAAAATGAAACACTTAAAAACATATTATAGCTCAAATTATGTGGTCTGACCAATTAAATTTCATGAAATGggcaatttgaaattttatcaatGATGAGCTTTCCTTTAAATGTGACTAAACTGTTCAAGATATCCCCATAGGAAGCGCATAACTTTCTGCTTAATGCAATTTTTGTTGTCAATGTGTTGTGAATGTCAAGAAATAAGCATATCCGAGAGCTAAAGGAGACCAATTCTGTTGTAGTAGCAAGGGATATCCAAAAAGTAAATCTCTCTCACAATAAGGCTTGGGAGGTAGTATTGCACAAACaatctttatctctctctctctctctctctctctctctctcacatcaCAAACTTTGTGCTTTGCATGTGCTGTTCGTaaaggaccaaagtggaccaaatagaacGAATGTGGACCAAATGGGCTAAATAGGAGCAAtgtggaccaaataggaccatTGTAGACCGAATcggaccaaaatggaccgaataagaccgaAATGGACCTAACAGAACAGAATAGACCAAAGTAGACAAGTAGACGTAATAGGACCAAAATGGATTGAAAAGGACTGAAGTTGactgaatagaaccaaagtgaaCCAAAAAGGACTGAATAAGAGCAAAGTGGACGGAATTGGACTGAATAGACCAAAATGCTAGGCTAGCGTGGCTCAACAGTCAACAGGAGCTtagtaacaataaatactacacttgagcttttagatatacattgcatgaaaattttttattttaaaatttataaatatttgtcTTTAGACacctaatgtttttttttttttatatgttatttccaagaaatataaaaattattgttcaaggatttgaattttattgcttttttttttttttttttacctatgcCACtccttatttgtttatttatttatttatttatatatatatgttatgtgCATGACTCCAGTGCAATATGCGGGATTTTTATTGATTAGTAAATTAGAccatataatatgatataaaaaGTTAACCTAAActataattattcaatattttgaaaCCATATGGTTGAAAGAGAACCACTCAAATTTGTCAACAATCTtctgtattaaattttatttttataataatttaaaaaaaaaaaagataataatatttCTATAAACATAATTTTGTGAATTTCACAACTTTCATATGACAAAATATATTGTCAATACTTCTAAAATGCTTGAATAGTTGAATTTGCAAAAGGTGCCCTTACAAAttagagaggaagaaaaagctTGTAATAATCAATAATTGTATCAACCAATAAACaacttttgtaaaatttattgtaaatattCACCAATAAATCGGAAAGAAGTACCATTACGAGATTTTGGGTGATATTCATCGCAAAGAGTAGGGATGTTTGGACTCCATCAAGTCTAGTaaagttttcaaatttgataTAGCAGTGCAAAATTCCTCAGTAATCTTGGCAATAGTTTatggacaaaacttaagtacagtacCTTAGATGTTATTTCTTAGgttcccctcttaagattcaaTCATATGGCTACTTAgctaaaaaaatacactttcatctcatgagaaaaattccacataatagaattttaagagaggaacctaaggaacaacacttaaatattgtacctaagtcttgcccatGATTTATAGAGACAGTAAAGAAGTGCTTAATGTCTAAACCCTTTTGTGTATTGGATTCACATTTTTAAACCCCTtagttttttattgttatacCTTAATTATATGTACCATACTTGATTacttatttaaattacaaaacacttcatgtaaggacacgattcgtaacgaaccataacagtgttgggttcgcacgtaaaaaggcccaaacaatatcatttgtagagcgtgggtttgaaaggctaggcctcagtcaccagacggtgggtttctcgtggtgttcatacatgattAAGTCGTTTTCGCattaggagtctttctcctggaggcgggctgggaggctctggttttttgcCATTTCTCCCAGCCCCTCTTTTGGCgcactaacttttacattatatagtccttcttgattgatcttagccctccacttgttggtcaggcaggtgcttacttctgtacccgtcccatcagttGTCCCatcttactttctgttagttgtgATGATCGAAGTTATACCGTccaagcgtcttttctcattaacatgatcaGGACGCTGgcaggtgcatttaatgcggaggggacatATTTTCCTTTCAACCAATTTTGCACCGTACCTCCACGTGGGCCCTATTCCGCTCACATCCCCTTCAGGGGGCTGTTTGGGGATAGCCTTCACCAAGACGTTGCTCTTCTCACCgaagtcctggagtgccgaggataggGTCGTCCACAGTTGTTCCCCTTAACACCTCGGCCTTTGATCACTTGTCCTCGGCACACTACCTCCTCGGCACGGACCCTGAGTCTGGATAAAGCGTGGGCTGGATCATAAGCTCCCCGGCCCTACACttcatattaattttctttacacaaaaaaaaaaaaaaaaaaaaatgtttttgtattaaaagtgtttctttttctcttaaaatattatctaaatttccatttaaaaaaatctaatttagtATAAAAGTGCTTAGCACtgcttaaattttattaaatagaattttaaatgtTCAATGTTAAGTGAACTCAACCCGTTTAAAATTCAGTTTCAAAGTTTCTTCTCATCTCcgtaaattaaaaccaaaacataCCAACCACAGGTGACAAATCAAGAAACCATGTACAGAGTACACTTCtctttgtgaaaattatttGATAGAGTAATCCCAGATACACAACAATTGAAAAGTGTTAAAAGATACTACCAATTTTACAAAATAAGCTTACAAAAACTGACGTGACAATAAATGTCAGCAATGGGCTTCAACCACCAAATGaatatgtttaaattattttttaataattggtGACATCAGATTGTAAGTTCTGTATAGTAAAATTAGTAATATCTAATAAacaattttcactttttcacaTTAGTTGAATTGAGGTATTATTACTGGTTTTATTTATCAAGATCCTtcactaacatcatttttttttccctgtcaATAACAACTAGTCAATTGTAGTCAAATTAACAATTGTGAACTTCTTGCACCTTTAGTCTTATTGTATTTGATGTGAGAGCTTCTGAAAAGCTAATGCAGATCAGCTTAAATGCTGAAAAGTGAGCTGGTGCATTCATTCTTTCGGTACCATGTACATTACCAACAGCAACGGAATTTAGTTCCCCCTCTCTATGatatagtgaagaaaaaaactcCATGAAGAAGTTGTTATATTTGTGGTATAATTAAATGGTTTTGAATTTGCTGAAGTATAGGTAAAAGAATCATAGCAGGAACAAAAGCAATTaccatctctatttttttgggataaaaattTATCATCTCTCAACTGGTGCTACATGATCCAATCTTCCATCTCTCAAATTACCGTCTTTCTGTCATTTAAATGTTGGAATTTGGTGGATTGTTAGGTTCGATTAAGCAGTATTTCTGCTAAGCAATTTAGTTAGGcgcctttcttcttttttgagaatcaacaaTTTAGTTAGACCTACCACAATTAAATGGTTTTGAATTAGACTAATTAGTTTATCAAAGTTTTACAatacattgtagcaaaataatttttaaatgtgtgaatagtacagtaagacttatttttaatgaaaaagttgttgaaaagtggaatttgtgggtccgtgaataCATGCACTGTTCACTATAGAAGAGTTAACAAATGcgggctaaaaaaaaaaaaaaaaaaaagagagagagagagagagagagaaaaacgtCGAAATTGAAAACACAGACGCTGAAACCAAACGGGTACAAAATGACATAAGATAACGGGCAAATGAGTTGCGTTGCGTTGCCATCAATATTTGCAGCATATGTTGAAGCCACGAACTCTCTCTAGGGAAGAGGAAGCGGAGCTAGCCCGGAGCAACAAAAAGGTGAAAAATAGTCAGCACGCCGAGTTCAATGAAGGACCCAGTGAGGGCTCTCCAATGCGAAACAACAGTAACCACTGGAGCAAGGAAAATGCATCATTCAGGGATAAGCTCGTGGGCGAAATCCCTGGAGCGTTTGCTCATGCTTTTGATTTCACAGACCTTATGGACGCTGAAAACGACTCGGACAATGACGATGAGGATATCGGTGAACTCCGTGAAGGCCTGGTGGCCATCAAACTCTCGAAAGACACCAAGAAACGCTTGCGAGAGCGTTGGTGTAAGGCAGTCATTGTAAAGTTGGTGGGACGTTCGGTGAGTTTCTCCTACATGCAGAGCAAACTGAATCAAATCTGGAAACCTGAGGGTAGAATGGACGTAGTTGATCTCAGCTATGGTTTTTTCCTGGTTCGGTTCTTCTCCAAGGAAGATTTAAGTTCTGTTCTAAGTCGGGGACCTTGGTTTTTGGGGGACCATTTCCTATCCATAAGGCCATGGGAACCGTTTTTCAAGCCTTCTTCAGCTAACGTCTCGCTGGTTGCTGTGTGGGTTCGTCTCTATCAGCTTCCCTTCGAACTGTACGAGGCAGAGGTCCTGAGAGAGATCGGTGAATCCATAGGTAAGGTGTTAAGGATAGATACGCATACTGCCATGGAAGCAAGGGGCAAGTATGCGAGATTGTGCATTCAAATAGATATCAATAAGCCTCTGATCAACACCATCCTCATTGGACGATTCGAGCAGGCCGTGAATTATGAAGGCATTCAGAGACTCTGTTTTTCTTATGGGAGATTGGGTCATTTGAAGGAATCATGCCCTTACACCGTTAGTAAGAGCAAGGAGTCGGTGAACACGGCGAAGGCAGCTCCGGAAGAGAACGCTGGGACATGCAAAGGGCGTGAGGAAAATCGTACTGAATCGGTCAGTACTATGCCTGCAAAATCCACGTCGGGTACGAGTGTAGTGGAGGACGCCTCATATCAGTATGGCCCCTGGATGATTGTTACAAGGAAAAAAGGGAGCTACAAGGGAAAAGGCCAAAATCCTAGTCAGGGGGGGTCCACCAAACCAGCTGGGATTGCTGCTAACCGTTCCATGTCGTATGACATGCGAGCTGAGCGCTCCAAGAATGGGCTGCGAAATGATATTCTTAGGGGGAAAAAATATAATGAGGCGGGCTTCACACCAATGGATCCTTCGCTGGGCCTCGGCCCAAGCTTGAATACTGAGTTTCAAGGTAAGCCCAACGCCACATTTGGTAGTAAGTCTGGCCCTTTATCCGGTTTGGCTTTAAACAGAAAGAAGATTCTTCATTCAGTAAGAGGCAAAAAGATATTAGCTAGAAGCTCCCCTGGAAATTCCCTTAGCAACGCCGGCACAAACCCATTCCATGATCTTCCATCTAAACTCACCCCCCTCTCTGCCAGTACGTTTTCCAGTGCTAGCCATGAAACCAATGCTTCCCCAAGTGATTCTTTCAAGTTCATGGCTTCTAATGATGAAGGTTTGGGCGCTATTAATGGGTGCAATGGGAATCGGCAATCCTCAAGTGGCCATGGACGGGTTCAAAGTAAGGACCAAGTGCACAGTGAGGTGGGTCATCTCGAAGAAGAAGGAAGCTTGGGTTTGGAGAATGAGGATGCGGGAATTTTAGCTGGTCCTCACCTCAGGAAAGGGTCGGATGATGAAATCGGGGAAGTGGATAAGATGGTTTCTGAGGAAGGAGATGAAGCTTATTCCTCCCTTTGACAGGTTCCGCTCAAACGCCCATCATCTCATTATGAAGATAATTATTTGGAATAGCAGGGGTGCTCTGAAGCCTAACTTTCAGAATCATGTTCGTGATTTGGTTCAGAACCATGATCCTGACATTATGGTAATCATGGAGACTAAGCTTGGTGGAGTTAAAGCCAAAGCAATTACTGATAGGCTCCCGTTTGACGGGGCCATTCACACTGAAACAATTGGGTACGCTGGTGGTCTTTGGCTTCTGTGGAACTCAGACAGAGTGGAAGTTAAAGCTTTAGCCAATACGGAGCAGGAAATTCATGTCGAAGTTAAGGTACGTCCTTCTAACTTTACTTGGATTTTTTCTGCaatttatgctagtcctagaAGTGAGGAGCGACGAATTTTGTGGGAAAATTTAAACAAGGTGGCAGAACTTCACAACATGCCATGGATTATGGCCGGTGATTTTAATGAACCCTTAGTTGAGGAAGATAAGTTTGGGGGGAGAGGTGTTCATGTTAACCGTTCTCTAGCCTTTAAGGACTGCCTGGATTCTTGCAATATGGTTGATATGGGGTTTTCTGGGCCGAGATACACGTGGACAAATAAAAGAGAGTTAAATAATCTTATCCTTGAGAGGATCGATAGATTCTTCATGAATTCGGAGTGGTGCCTGCTTTACCCCGATGCAAGAGTCACGCACCTGCCTAGATGCCATTCGGATCATTGTCCGGTTCTTATGGAGACTCTTCCTATTAGAAACATCAATCTTACTAGACCCTTTAAATTCCAGGAGTTTTGGCT is part of the Quercus robur chromosome 9, dhQueRobu3.1, whole genome shotgun sequence genome and harbors:
- the LOC126699590 gene encoding GRF1-interacting factor 2-like isoform X1; translation: MQQQSPDMLNNGAPSIPANTNITTEQIQKYLDENRDLILAIMENQNVGKFAECAQYQARLQDNLTYLAKIADSHPQPPVPSQMPSQSTGQQGLFMQHPQATMSQQQPGLFTPKLPFQLNDQHQHQRQQQQQSHYLQQQQQQQQQQQQQQQQQQHYLQQQQQQQHYLQQQQQQQQQQQQFFQGQMGLRPGGMYQAMQGSNLFGMQGSKQDISEAGAGDFLGKLASRRDEGTDS
- the LOC126699590 gene encoding uncharacterized protein LOC126699590 isoform X2 — encoded protein: MENQNVGKFAECAQYQARLQDNLTYLAKIADSHPQPPVPSQMPSQSTGQQGLFMQHPQATMSQQQPGLFTPKLPFQLNDQHQHQRQQQQQSHYLQQQQQQQQQQQQQQQQQQHYLQQQQQQQHYLQQQQQQQQQQQQFFQGQMGLRPGGMYQAMQGSNLFGMQGSKQDISEAGAGDFLGKLASRRDEGTDS